One Pagrus major chromosome 15, Pma_NU_1.0 DNA window includes the following coding sequences:
- the gpatch11 gene encoding G patch domain-containing protein 11, translated as MSDEEEDYMSDAFLSKIQDVKPGVSMVRRVKEAMKKEVQQKETNVKNRQKTFKEQEKESREAALHNSISNQNKGFALLQKMGYKAGQGLGKEGAGRVDPIPLNIKTDRGGIGMEEVKKRKAEEELENYRHKARAKQQNETKSLEDFRSRVRTEREERKIEGDLRRSQRACEQLDSQKGITVPREDWYWPKAETDDEEDDPKEEEEEEEEEEEIVELTSFDKLQILTSYLRGVHFYCIWCGTTYNDEDDLCSNCPGDTAADHD; from the exons ATGTCTGATGAGGAAGAAGACTACATGTCTGATGCATTTCTCAGTAAAAT ACAAGATGTGAAACCAGGTGTCAGCATGGTGAGGCGAGTAAAAGAAGCAATGAAGAAGGAGGTGCAGCAAAAGGAGACGAACGTCAAGAACCGCCAGAAGACCTTCaaggagcaggagaaggagagcaGAGAAGCAGCTTTACACAACTCCATTAGCAACCAGAACAAGGGGTTTGCACTTCTGCAGAAAATGGGTTACAAAGCTGGTCAAGGCCTGGGGAAGGAAG GAGCTGGGAGAGTTGATCCAATTCCTTTAAATATCAAAACTG ACAGAGGTGGCATCGGAATGGAAGaggtgaagaaaagaaaagctgagGAGGAACTTGAAAATTATCGACATAAAGCACGAGCCAAACAACAGAATGAGACCAAATCTCTGGAAGATTTCAG GTCAAGAGttaggacagagagagaggagcgtAAGATTGAAGGGGATCTCAGAAGGAGTCAGAGAGCCTGTGAGCAGCTTGACAGTCAGAAG GGCATCACTGTCCCCAGGGAAGACTGGTACTGGCCCAAAGCAGAGACtgatgatgaggaagatgatcctaaggaggaggaggaggaggaggaagaggaagaggagatagTGGAATTAACA TCCTTTGACAAACTGCAAATTTTGACATCCTATTTGAGAGGAGTCCATTTTTATTGCATATGGTGTGGGACCACCTATAATG atgAAGACGACTTGTGCTCTA